In Planctomycetota bacterium, the genomic stretch TCCGCCCCCACGCGGAGCGTAGGGGCGAGCATGGGAGCCAGCCCTCCCGAAGGTATTGGAGCCTTCGGGAGGGGGGTCTCTGGGGCAATCGGAGGCCGAAAGGAGGCATGGCAACCACTCCGCAAAGCCCTCTGCGGGTGGTCTACTCCTCCGGCCGCGAATCAGTCTGCATTCTTCCGCGTAGCGACAAGCGTCTCGCTTCTCGAAGACCACCGCACGCGGGACGCTTGCGGCTACGCTCGAGACCCTGGCCGACGCAACATGGTTTCGGTCACTGCAAAGTGATTCGCGGCCGGAGTAGTAAGAATCGCACCAGAACGGATGCCACATTCAGGAAAGGCCACGAATTGCCAGACGGCAGGGGCGGGGGACAGCTTTCGGAAGCCGCGCGCACGTGATCTGCGTTCAACAACTTCAGACGTCGCAACCGCCTCCCTCGCGGCCCACCTCGGGTTGCACCGACCCGTGGCGCGCGGTATCATCATGGGGCATCGCCCAACGGCTCTGCACCGGGCAGAGGGGTCCTCGCGATGGGACTGCGAGCCAGGCTGATCGCCGCGTTCCTGTTTGTCGTCGTCTTGCTCGGCGGGGCGACGATCTACACGGGCAGCGCGATGATTGACCGCACCATCCGCCGCGAAGCCCAGGCCAACACCGAGGCGAACCTGCGCTCCGCCCGCACCTACGTCGAGCAGCGCCTCCTCGCGCTTCAGCAGGTCCTCGAGTCCATCGCCCGCAGGGCCGTGCCCCAGGCCGTGCTGGCCGAGGGCGCCTCGCCCGAGGCCCGCGTGACCCTCGAGCGCGAGCGCCTCCACTATGGCTTCGACGCGCTCAGCCTGTGCGACGCGGCGGGCCGCGTGGTGCTCCGCACCCGCCACCCCTACAGCACCGAGGGCAACCGCGCCCTCGACCCCCTGGTCGAGCGCGCGCTCAAGGGCGAGGCGGGCCGCGGCATCGCCATCCTGCACGCCGACGAGCTGGCGCTCGAAGGCTCCGACCTGCCCCGCCAAGCCTACCTGCCCCTGGTCGAGACCCCGCGGGCCAAGCCGCGCCCCGACTCCGTCGAGTCCCGGGGCATGATGCTCTGGGCCGCCGCCCCCGTGCCCGGGCCGGCCGGCGGCGCGCCGCTCGGAGCCCTCTACGGCGGCATCCTGCTCAACCGCAACTGGCCCCTGGTGGACGACATCCGCGCCACGGTGTTCGGCGACGAGTCCTACGACGGCAAGCCCCTGGGCACCGTGACCATCTTCCTGTGGGATGCCCGCATCGCCACCAACGTCACCACCGAGGCCGGCAACCGCGCCATCGGCACCCGCGTCTCCGCCGAGGTCTACGACCGCGTGCTCGAGAGCGGCCAGCGGTGGCTCGACCGCGCCTTTGTCGTGCGCTACTGGTACCTCACCGCCTATGAGCCGATCCGCGACCCCCGCGGGCACACCATCGGCATCCTCTACGTCGGCGTCCTCGAACAGAAGTACGCCGACCTCAAGCGCCAGATCCTGCGCAGCTTCGTCATCCCCGTGGGCATCGCGCTCGCGGCCGCGGTCGCGCTGTCGCTCGTCCTCGCGCGCACCATCGCGCGCCCCGTGGGCGAGCTGCTCGCCGCCTCGCGCCACCTGGCCAGCGGCGACAACGACTACCGGCCCCGCAGCCTGAAGACCTCGCCCGAGCTGGCCGAACTCACCGACGCCTACGTGCAAATGGCCGACGCCATCCGCCAGCGCGACCTCGACCTCCGCCGCCAGAACCGCGAACTCGAATCGGCCAACGAGCGCCTCGCCCAGCTCAACCGCAGCTACATGGAAATGCTCGGCTTCGTCACCCACGAACTCAAGAACCCGCTCAACAGCGTGATCTTCTCGGCCGCCGCGCTGCGCGACGGCTATCTCGGCCCCCTCGGCGAGAAGCCCAAACAGGCGGCCGACCGCATCCTGCGCAACGCCAAGTACCTCGAGGAAATGATCGCCAACTACCTGAGCCTCTCGCGCATCGAGAAGGGCGAGATGACGGCCAAGTTCCAGCCCACCGACCTCCGCGCCGACGTGGTCGAGCCCATCCTCGGCCAGGTGCGCGCCCAGTTCGACGAGGCCCAGATGCGCGTCGAGACCCGCGTGCCCGAGGGCCTGAGCCTCGAGGCCGACCCCGGCCTGCTGCGCATCGTGCTCGACAACCTGCTCACCAACGCCGCCAAGTACGGCCGACCGGGCGGCCGCGTCGAGATCGCCGCCGAGGCCGTCGGCGACGCCGTCCAGCTCGCCGTCACCAACGAGGGCGAGGGCATCCAGCCCGAGAACCTGCCGAAGCTCTTCGGCAAATTCGTCCGCCTCGACCAGCCCGCCACCAAGGCCCGCAAGGGCACGGGCCTCGGCCTCTTCGTCTGCCGCGAGATCATCGAGAAGCACCGCGGCCGCATCTGGGCCGAGAGCCAGCCCGGCCAGTGGGCCCGCTTCACCTTCTCCGTGCCCCGCCAGCAGCCCGCCCCTGCCACGGAGTAGCCGCCGGCCGGCGGGCGCCGGCCACGCAGCCCACGGGGATTTCCGGGCCGGCCCCTAGATTCCCCGGCGCAGCGGCATCCGCTCCGACTGGATCGTCTTCGCCTCGCCGTGGACGCGGAGCTTCACCGGGCGCGGCTCGGGCGACGCCACGCGGTAGCTCGTGACCTTGCCGTCCCTCCACTCGATGTCCACCGTGAAGCCGCCGCGGGCGCGGAGCCCGGTGACTTTGCCGGCGGACCAGGCCGCGGGCAGGGCGGGCAGCAGCACGAGTTCGTCGGCGTGGCTCTGCAAGAGCATCTCGGCCACGGCGGCGCAGCCGCCGAAGTTGCCGTCAATCTGGAACGGCGGGTGCAGGCACATCAGGTTGCCGGCGCCGCGGCCGATCAGCATCGCCAGCAGCTTGCCCGCCCGGTCGCCGTCACGCAGGCGCGCCCAGAAGTTGGCCTTCCACGCCATGGACCAGCCGGTGGAGGCGTCGCCGCGGCGCTCGAGCGAGAGCCGCGCGCCCCGGAAGAGCTCCGGCGTGCTGGGATTGATCTCGGTGCCGGGGTACAGCCCCCACAGGTGCGAGCAATGGCGGTGGTGCGGCTCCGTCTCCTCGAAATCCTCCGGCCACTCCATGATGCGGCCCGCCGCGTTCACCCGAGTCGGCGCCAGCCGGGCGCGCATCGCATCGAGTCGCCCAGCGAACTCGGCGTCCACGCCGAGCCGGCGCGCCGCGGCCGCGGTGTGGAGGAACAGCTCGCGGATGATCTGCATGTCGTAGGTCGAGCCGACGCACAGCGCCGTGGTCTGCCGCTTGCCGGCCTTGTCGGTGAAGGCGTAGGAGTTCTCCGGGGAGTTCGACGGCACGGTGACCAGCCAGCGGTGCCGCGGGTCCTCGACCAGGCTGGCCTGGAAGAACTCGCACGCGCCCCGCAGAATCGGGTAGTACTCGCGCAGGAACGCCTCGTCCTGGGTGAACTCATAGTGCAGCCAGATGTGCTGGGCCAGCCACGCGCCGCACGTGGGCCCCATGCAGGCCGGCAGGTAGCTGGGGGCGGTCTCGAACCACGGGTTCTGCGTGTGATTGGCCATCCAGCCGGGCGCGTTGAAGTAGGCTTTGGCGGTCTTGGCGCCCTCGCGGGCCACGCCCTGGATGAACCGCAACAGGGGCCGATGGCAATCGGACAGGTTGGCTGGCTCGGCGGGCCAGTAGTTCATCTGA encodes the following:
- a CDS encoding cache domain-containing protein yields the protein MGLRARLIAAFLFVVVLLGGATIYTGSAMIDRTIRREAQANTEANLRSARTYVEQRLLALQQVLESIARRAVPQAVLAEGASPEARVTLERERLHYGFDALSLCDAAGRVVLRTRHPYSTEGNRALDPLVERALKGEAGRGIAILHADELALEGSDLPRQAYLPLVETPRAKPRPDSVESRGMMLWAAAPVPGPAGGAPLGALYGGILLNRNWPLVDDIRATVFGDESYDGKPLGTVTIFLWDARIATNVTTEAGNRAIGTRVSAEVYDRVLESGQRWLDRAFVVRYWYLTAYEPIRDPRGHTIGILYVGVLEQKYADLKRQILRSFVIPVGIALAAAVALSLVLARTIARPVGELLAASRHLASGDNDYRPRSLKTSPELAELTDAYVQMADAIRQRDLDLRRQNRELESANERLAQLNRSYMEMLGFVTHELKNPLNSVIFSAAALRDGYLGPLGEKPKQAADRILRNAKYLEEMIANYLSLSRIEKGEMTAKFQPTDLRADVVEPILGQVRAQFDEAQMRVETRVPEGLSLEADPGLLRIVLDNLLTNAAKYGRPGGRVEIAAEAVGDAVQLAVTNEGEGIQPENLPKLFGKFVRLDQPATKARKGTGLGLFVCREIIEKHRGRIWAESQPGQWARFTFSVPRQQPAPATE